The following is a genomic window from Lycorma delicatula isolate Av1 chromosome 6, ASM4794821v1, whole genome shotgun sequence.
aatcgtTAGAATTTTCCTGAATTGCTacaattgtttgatttttacatACCTGGTCATTtaagaggtaataattattatttttacttgctcAGGGTTGTAATTTGCCGTTCAAATATTAGTTTTCAATCATACTTTTCTAATCAACAAAACGTatgatttgatatttataattaatttatattctgttgATTTAATATCGACAAATGTTTTGGAATGTGAAGATTTATTTTGTACTCttacttaacattatttattttattgttataatttattttttcaatggggTTTTTCCCATACATTTagacaaaattgattttaataatgtttcataatGAACAGTATTTAGCTTTAAATAATACGCAacacaaatttacattaaaaatactcattttaatGTTTCAGATTCAATAATCTCTAGTAAAATCAAATCAGAAGTAAGGAAGtttcaaaagaatattaaagatGTTTCCAGGTCcttcaaaatataacataatgAACTGTTACGATAATATTGTTGAAGGAATTGTTGATGATGATGTCGATAAGGTTGTTGAAATATTGGAAAGGAATACGAATGAAATCAAAAGgataatgacaaattttaaattatattatttattttataagacaaaaagtaaagaaatgttgataatattattggattattttgatgttaaaaatatatttgatatttccaATAATTTACCATCGATTATTACTGCTGCTATAAGGGTTGATATGGATATCAAAATGATACAACGATTGATTGACAGAGGTGGAAATATTAATCATACAGATGTAAAACATGTTTCACCATTATTGCaatctataaaaagtaaaagaaatataaatttcataaaagaaatattaaaaatgggtgcatatgttaatgaaatatgtgaTCATGCAGGAAACTCAATAATACATATagcagtaattaatttttgttacggtgATGATATCGAAGTTATTAAATTGTTGATAGATTCAGGTGCAGATGTCAATGCTGAGAATTTTTGTCGTGAACTACCTTTAATGAAATTACCGTTGGATGCATGTGAAGATTTGTGGTTAGAACTTATAAAGGGAAGACTACATATTTATCAATACACAATAGATTATTCGTTACGCGATGCGTTTTTAACTAACGTAGTatcaaaaaaaagtagaattgaaCAATTTTTAGATATACTTTATGATAATCGATTCCCTATAGTTACagtgaataaaatatgtaatcgtCTTCTATATTTGGCACTGCATAATAATTGTTGTACCGATTGTTTTATAGAAATCATTAATAATGGTGcagatgttaatgaaatgaaataccaCGATGAAATGTTAAACTTTTCGGCAGATGAAAATCATTGTACTAAACCATTGTTAATAGCTTTACAGCTTAATAGAGATAAGGAAATTATATCAGCACTTCTTGATAACGGTGCAGATGTTAATGCGATTGATGGACACGGATTAACACCTTtagtatatgcaataaataaaaattataacataaaaataatcaataaattgataaatttaggtGCAGATGtcaataaatgtgattttaatggAGTTACTCCTTTAATGTGTGCTATTAAGAATATCAATAATGAGATTATTGGTAGATTAATTAATACAGGAGCCGATGTAAATGCAATGGATATTTATGGCAGAACAAGTTTATGTTATGCTGTTATGTATTGTAATGATGaagatgtaattaatttacttattaataaaggagctgattttagtaaaataagtgaTAGTTATGATCAGTTATGGTTCAATATAGAAGTTGTGAAGAAAAGCGATGATAGATTTATGGCTGAACTTATTACTAATAGATGCGGGGATATAAAAACAGGTGTATTTggtcaaacatttttaatgtatgcaatagaattaaatatgaataaaaatattatttttaatatcatacgtAATGGGGCCGACATTAATGCAACAGATAACAAAGGATATTCAGCTCTAATTTACTCTATAAAGTATGTATGTGATATTGatgtagttattaaattaatagaacaTGGAGCTGATGTTAATGTAATCGATAAAAATGGATTAACACCTTTAAAGCATGCTGTTCATTCTcatatgtttaaagaaataatacaaatacttatTGATAATGGTGTGAATATAAACACtcataatgaaaatgataatacacttttattgtatatattggaacatgttaaatataataaagaacatGTGAGTTTTGCGATTCAGAAAGGTGCTGATGTGAATATTTGTGACAATAATGGTTTAACACCAATAATGTATGCCATATTATTtggtgaaaaaagtattaaaacagaaattatatttacattaattgaaaatggtGCCTCTACAGATGCTGTTGATGAAGATGGTCTTACAGCTTTACACCATGCATTTTTTCAAAGGGACTATGATAATGAGGAGATTCTGGTTTTACTATTACATAATGGagcaagtatttttaaatatttggcaAATCTTTGTGAAGGTGAAATACCTTTAATTTACGCTCTAGATTATAGtgttaaaattgtaattgaacttttatattgtaaagaagatattaatgagAATGATGTTGAAGATCATACatcatttttgtgtaaattattttcttcttctgttgAACTTGCCTTTTTGCTTGTCTGTGATCATAAGGATTTAGTAAAGAAAGATAAGCCACTGattctcaatatttttagaaaagctccggaaatttatgttgaaaaattattttatagcgaCTTGGATATTAATGATTTGGATGAATTCCATAGAAGAGAATTTATGTACAtggtaaattacaaaagaattgttAAATTGTACAGAGCAGTTTTAGAGAAAAATGGTTATGGTGAATTGATAGATTCTGATTTGAATACACCACTTCATTTTGGTTCTTCACAAGATGAAATCAATACGTTAATTATATATGCTAATGTTGATGTTACTGCAAGAAATAAGTATGGAGTAATAACATGTGACCATGTGTTACAATCTAATTACGGCATGTATCGAAATGCAGAAGTaccatttataaaacatttacttatagTTCTTCCTGAAGAATTGGATAGATACACTGAAGTAAA
Proteins encoded in this region:
- the LOC142326967 gene encoding uncharacterized protein LOC142326967; the protein is MIESPSKHNIKVCYNIIVEGIVNDDVDKVVEILERNMNEIKRIMTNFKLYYLFYKTKSKEMLIILLEYFDVKNIFDIFNNLPSIITAAIRLGMDIKMIQRLIDRGGNINHTDVTCVSPLLQSIKSKRNVNLIKRNIGNGCRFNVCNSIKYEYINKNIIFNIIHNGADINVTDDEGYSPLIYAIKYECDTDVIIKLIDGADVNVIDDNGLTPLDHAVHSCMFKEIIQILIDNGVNINTHDEGNNTLLLYILEHVNYNKEHVSFVIQKGADVNICDDKGLMPIMYAVLYSEKSIKTEIISTLIENGADIDAIDKDGHTALCHAFFQRHFYNVEILILLLDNGATVSKYLTNLGESETPLIYAVRFRALVAIIIELLYSKEDITETVEHTSFLCKLFTLHVELAFLLISDHKDLVKKDKPLIFNIFKYSSEIYFEKLFGPYLDINNLDDVRRESLMFVLDEKGKVNFTKAVLEKRFYAKLVDSESNTLLHCTVFSQTYKCVNYIWMFPGPSKYNIMNCYDNIVEGIVDDDVDKVVEILERNTNEIKRIMTNFKLYYLFYKTKSKEMLIILLDYFDVKNIFDISNNLPSIITAAIRVDMDIKMIQRLIDRGGNINHTDVKHVSPLLQSIKSKRNINFIKEILKMGAYVNEICDHAGNSIIHIAVINFCYGDDIEVIKLLIDSGADVNAENFCRELPLMKLPLDACEDLWLELIKGRLHIYQYTIDYSLRDAFLTNVVSKKSRIEQFLDILYDNRFPIVTVNKICNRLLYLALHNNCCTDCFIEIINNGADVNEMKYHDEMLNFSADENHCTKPLLIALQLNRDKEIISALLDNGADVNAIDGHGLTPLVYAINKNYNIKIINKLINLGADVNKCDFNGVTPLMCAIKNINNEIIGRLINTGADVNAMDIYGRTSLCYAVMYCNDEDVINLLINKGADFSKISDSYDQLWFNIEVVKKSDDRFMAELITNRCGDIKTGVFGQTFLMYAIELNMNKNIIFNIIRNGADINATDNKGYSALIYSIKYVCDIDVVIKLIEHGADVNVIDKNGLTPLKHAVHSHMFKEIIQILIDNGVNINTHNENDNTLLLYILEHVKYNKEHVSFAIQKGADVNICDNNGLTPIMYAILFGEKSIKTEIIFTLIENGASTDAVDEDGLTALHHAFFQRDYDNEEILVLLLHNGASIFKYLANLCEGEIPLIYALDYSVKIVIELLYCKEDINENDVEDHTSFLCKLFSSSVELAFLLVCDHKDLVKKDKPLILNIFRKAPEIYVEKLFYSDLDINDLDEFHRREFMYMVNYKRIVKLYRAVLEKNGYGELIDSDLNTPLHFGSSQDEINTLIIYANVDVTARNKYGVITCDHVLQSNYGMYRNAEVPFIKHLLIVLPEELDRYTEVKEDYTDFISDCNAELNKMQSVNIVVNLSFFKFCCKLSEYEMNLTSESDNFCVYNDEQIKQLFPIYFDVIIMKIKKCKIDLSKRQLIIALERLIIRNRTIKSYDPKKYEADKNNFCSVEHSDQLCECIFLNYDILYCISKYLYERQIVNLLLSSL